CTtatccaccaaaaaaaataatccacGAGATGAATATGTAATCATGtaatattataaataataaacagTTCGAAAATGTAACATGAAACACAAATTATAAAACTCCATTCTCCattcatatatataaatttagggGAAGATGAAAGATTGGTGAGAAGTTCCGAAAAAGGACAAAATACGAAGGAGTGATGATGTTAGAatttaggggaaaaagaaattaggatcttggtttttAGTTTATAAATCTAGTTCCAAAACCAGTCCAAAACAATGCGGTCTGATCCGGTTCTTAGGTGGGTATTCACTTAGAACCTATTCCTAGACCGATTATAACTTGTTCCTAAAATTTGGAACCTACTCTCGAAACAGTTCCAACGGAAACTGGTTCCCGAACTTGTTTCTCGGCTGATTTGATTTGGTTCCTTGGTAGAATTGGTTTggttgctcacccctaatcaAAGTGCTCAAGACCATGTGAACCAGAAACATTCTAATTAGGCTAGTCTGTAACTCGAATTGTACCTCTACAAGATAAGCAAAGCTTTTTAAAAGGTCCAAACTTCGTCGACTTAAGTTTGTCATGTTCGCTTTATATGAACATGTACCGAGTGTCCCTCCTTAAAATTGTTTTAGCCTTTACTGTTGCTATTACCTCCTCATAGACCATTTAAATATGTTCTGCAAAAGCCTTAACATCATCGCTTACTATAGCCTCTTGTGAAAAATAGAACAAGATCAAGCAGACGATGAGGATCGACCAAAGTATATGCTTCCACTAGGGTCTTCTTTATGCTTCCATTCACTAACTTGTAGGCAAATTTGAGCAAATGATCCcaactcttcatttttttcccaatgataAACCCCATCATATTACCAGAGCTTTTGTTGACCATTTCTGTCTAAAATAAATGCTGAATCTCCTCCATGAAGTCCAACATTGGCCTATGAGTTTACCATGTTTATCAGCGAGTCAGAATACCATGTGGCCTTTCAACTTCTGAAAAGAACAACTCAACGTCATCAAGTATGCCTTATTCCGAACAGTCAATCCactaaaacaagaaagagaatcAAAGCCTCTGTTGGCTATGGAAGTGCTGACATGAAATCCATTATCAAATGAATCAAACGGGCTTCTGGTATTGCTGAATGCAGGTATTAAACTGTGTTTGAGTGTTCCTCCCAAATTGACAAGACAAGACTCTCACCAGGTCTTGGTACATCGGCCAAAATGACAATCTGGCCATCAGTTTAATGGTTTTATCCTTGTTCAAATGTCTTGACTTCAAATAAACAATCACCATGCAACCTAGTGACCATAAGGATCAATGGGTAACTCATTTTTTAGCTCTTCAAACCTTAAAACACGAGTGCTCAACACGAGTGCTCAACATACTTAAAAATGGGGATCTCTTGCTCAACTCAACGCCTCTACCAGTACATTAGATTCTCCCCATTTGAGATTCAATGAAATGTTGAATTAATTCGAAAATGACCTCCATTCCACATGTTTTTCAGTAACCTTCTTCTTGGAATTTCAGTATCCAAAAAAGTTCAACAGTCCCCTGAAATGACAGACCTTGACGGGTACAACCTTAGGGAAAATCCACAAGTCTCACACACTTCATTGGTGATTTTAGTAATAATGGTAACAACTTTCAATAGATATTTCAAGAGTTGACGAGGATTTTGGAGTTGACAGGAGGGGACTTGCGCATTTGCACTACGCAGATAAACCTCAAGTTGTTTGTGCATTCATTTTACAATTTTAGAAGTAATACCACATAAAGTACTACAACAATGAAATGTATAAGTCTATCTATAAAGTTCAATTTCGCAGCATGCAGTCGGTGCTACAACGTTACAGGGAGTTAAGGGAGGAAGGCCACCAACTACTTAATCCAGCTTCAGAAATCATGGTAAGAATCTGAAACGACCTCCTCTTTTTCTAGTTTTCATGGAAGCTATAGATGTCTTTGACTTTCAAAGGACTCATTTTACGCAAAAATGGCATCAGCATCCTCTGAAAACTTGGTCATTCTATTAGCAATTTCACACTCTAGCTGTAAAAGTGCACCTGCATAATACCACGCTTCACTGTCATAATGTCTCACTTTATCATTTTAACAAGCAAAAAATGCATGAGAAATATTTTACCTAATGTGAACATGTTTTGGCAGTAAAACTAAAGATTAGCTGCATATAAAACTTTGACTATCCCAGAAAGTGGCAAGAAAGTTTTTGTGAAATGTAGCCTAAAATAAATCTTTCCTTAGAAGAACATAGCAACTAATGTAGCCAAAAAATGACATTTGCCGCAACAATTGGAGATATAACAGTCCAGTCCTTACAAATAGTTCCACAAAAGCTAAACGTAGTATTGTTGTTTAAAATGTGCTTAACCAAGTACACTACCAAATAAGATCTCTATAGCTAAATATAGTATTGTTGTTTAAAATGTGTTTAACCACAGAATCTACCAAATAAGATCTCAATCTACCTTTTGCTATTCGATGAAGGAGTGATTTAACATTTAATTGCTCTAATACTCGCCCTCACTCCTCAGCTGGACTCTAGCATGGAAATATATAATTTGGGAAGTAAATAGGAGCTAGAGAGATTTTAACTCATGATATCCtactttgataccatgtgaaaATTTGTGGAATCATtgtcaattgttttaaaagtttaagctattagataaatgtatggtttagtatttaattactttaacaCTCCCCATCACTTGTAAGCTGGACTTTAGTCTAAGCTTAATACATAATTTGGGTGGCAAATAGAGTTTGAAGAGATTTGAATTTAGGACCTCTTACTCTAATATCATGTGAGAATTTATGGAATCACtgataactattctaaaaacttaaactattaaatgaagGTGTGATTTAATGTCTGATTACTCTAACAaccgaaattatttttttaaccctAGGCCTATTTAATAAACATGGAGTCTGAACGTTAGGATGGAAGGGAATGGGATTAACTCACTTGAAAGTCATTATTCAAGCTGAGAAACTTCGGCCAGGATTCTTCACCAACTAATCCGTGCATAATGATGACATCCCCATAATGCATGGCTTCAAGACTAGATATCTAACTGaatacaaacaagaaaaatacacaaaaaataGACTGCAAGAGCAGTGCAGCAGGGGTCATCAGAGAATGTCGAAGACCCTACTTGCCGCAAATGCTTCCCCGATCAAACACCAAATTCAATTTGGTAGAAACTGTCACAGTTAATTTAATCAGCACTCAATGGAAAAAAACTCACTTCCGTATGCTTTCATGATAGCTCACCACCTCCAATGGAATCTCCAAAACTTTTACTTAGTAGTAAAATAGCTATAAAGCATCCATTAGAAATATATCATAGGCAGGTTCTTACCTTACAGATCCCAGCTGCAGTTGTACTAGTCTACTTACTCCTAGGCTCACCTGTTCCATCAGTCCTCATCAGTCATCATGGCCATTGAAATCCATGTAACGCTTTCAGAACTATCCCATTGTTAAACATGCACCACATCAATGCCTTTCCGTTCATCAACTTTTCTGTTTTGCTACTTCTATGATGTTCCCAGCATTGCCAAAGAGAAGTCACAAGCTTAAGACAACAGCTACAGCAACTGCAAGAGCGTTACAGGTACAGTAATTTTCCTCTTGGTCTTGAGTTTTTGGAGAAATGTACATGAATCGTGTAGAAGTGGATTTCCTCAAGGATTGAGGACTCTTCCAATTATCTCACTGAATAATATTTAGCATGCTTACCCGACttagaatttctattccaaCTGTTAGCATTTGTTAAAATTATCATCTTGTAGATTGAGGAATATCAAGAATCAGTTTTCAAAAAGTGCATATCTTTTTGGTGTCGAAGAATCCATATAATTAACTCCACTCagagccaaaaaaaagagagtgttGTTTGTAATGTATCAGCCAATTACCCTCATGTAATGTCTAGTCTAGGAAAATACGTCCGCAGTTTATCGATGTCCAATgagagaaatatatatatatatatatatgtatgtatgtatgtatgtatatgtcaTCTTGTCAATCATGTGCAGTGAGAATCCTTGCATAGAGCTGGTGAAACCGTGGGCAAATAGTGCAACACAGCAATTATTTCATAACCAAAGAAGGCAACTACTTCTCTTATAATCATTAAGCATAATCACTCAGCCAAGCATATTCTATCTACTTGGTGTCAATGTTTCAGGAGAGCTACTAATGTCCAGGCGGAGGTAGCATAAAGTATTGTTTGTTGCAATCTAATGGATCTTCTTTGTCCGTGAACAACGTGTTCGTCAATTAGGCCCAACAAGTTTTTTATTGGGAGACGGGACAATAAATTCAGGGATTAATTTTCAAACTATCACATTAGGGGTGTACTTCTATTTATTTTGGATGAGCTGCCAGGACAAAGAAATCCGGAAACTATCACATTTTGAGTATACTTTCTGAAATATTTTGGCTGAGCTGCCAGAAAATAGAAATTCAGAATGTTTCCTCGAGTTTCAACAATCTTGGGAAGCTAGACTGGGTCCAAAACTTTAAAAATGACTAATTTCATTGATAAAATCAGCAAAGTCGTTTCAGAATTGCTAAAGCAACTCATCATGACAGCTTCTAGATTTGATAATGTGGCAAATTATACATTAGAAGAATGTCTATTCTCTTAACTAATGGATTGGAAAGAGTATTGGATGCctcatgatatgatatgctATCAGAATGTCAAGCATCAAGAGACATGAGAAGGTCTTCAAACTGAGTCAAGAAATAGATAAGTTTTTGAGTCTAGGCATGATATTGTCTCTTCAATCTGACGCATGCAGGCAATTGATGGGAGAACAACTCTCTGGCCTCAGTGTCAAAGATCTGCATAATCTAGAAAAACAACTGGAGATGAGCCTAGAGGTTGTCCGTGCCAAAAAGGTACTAGCTGAATATCTGCCTCAAACTGTCAAACTTTGTTTCTGTATTATTACCAAATCCAGCAAAAGACACACCACTTCCTCAATATATGCAAGGAATAATTCTGGTAATTCTTTCTCAGCAGAAGCAAATTTTCTCTGACGAGATAGAAGAGCTGAACCTTAAGGTTTTCACAAACTGGCGACTTCATTCCAATGGTATGGTTATCAACCATCAAGTGACTCACAAAAGCTTAATTCATTCCAGGGAAACGCGATGCATCAGGAAAACATAGAGCTGCATCAGAAGATAAATCTCCTCCTCCAGGAAAATAATGCATTGAGAAAGAAGGTATTAGTTCAGATGACAAGGGCATCTATTACATCTACTTAAACCAGAATCAAATCATTACTCATCTGTTATTTTactgacaaatttcctaatccaTAGATTCACAAAGCAAGGGATGTCAATGAAGGTAACCAATATTCCCATGAACCATTGGATAGGGCCATAGTACATGATGTGTTTGCACCTTCAAACCTCCGGCTAAGCCAGCCACAGCCTCAGAGTAAAGAAGCCCGTCTAGAAGCAACCCATCTGGGGTAAATTTTCCAACTCAATTATTTTGAAGATTATATTTTATATCAAGGTTATTTTTGTTCCACAAAAGATCTGATTAAGCACTGTGAATCAGATTGCGACTGCATTAGGGACAGTGGATGGTTATCAGCCGTATTGTCTTGGAAGCTAGCAGACAGTCTAAAAGCTCAAGCTCCTACAAGTGTTGAGTTCATTCCAgacaacaataaataataaaagcaagACAATATGCCAGAAGGTACTCACCACCATCGGCTAAGTTGTCCTCTTCGTTCTAACCGATATCTGTTAGAAGGTTTACACTGCCAATTCTACTGCTTTTCTTCCAGAGGTGTGCCCTCTACAGTTtctaaacaatttaaaaatatttgcaaaCTTTCGTAGATTATAGTTTGAAACCCGCACATTATGTGCATGAGATGGGGTCCAAAAGGATGCACTTCTCTATTGCTATGTGACTCATACGCACGAAGAATGAAGAGATACGGAAATAATATAATGCATCTGAGAGTTTGTTCAGCTTCCTTTTGTGACAAAGTATGCGCAATCTTCATTGATAAATTGCAACCATAAATAAACAGTCGGTTAGCCTCGCACAGTCGGTAAACACAGAGGAGAAgctgcttaaaattgaaaattcaagccAGCACAACAATTTTGAACATCCCTTCGGTCGTAATGCAGTGGATAGGACGAAACATAGCGGGCAAGTCAACCAACATGTGCACTGCTCATTCCTTGTCAACACAAAGCCATATTACATACAGAGCAAGTATGCGACCATCCGCATGAACTTTACTTTTCATGTCCTGACTCGATTGATTTCCTCATTACTTACCCTTTTAGGAGTCTTCATCTAAATTACCTTCATTTGACATGAAGAACAACCCTCTTAAGCCTCTAAGCGTCACGCAGACCACCCAATTAGGATGATTAGGAATCTATTTTCCATGCTGCTGCAATTCCTAATACGAAGTCATCGCTGGACTAGCCAtgaattatttctttcttcagtGATCCCACCATGTTAACACAGCTACATCTTCGGGATATCTTCTTTGCGAACGAAGATGGCAAGACctaatacattttctttcactATTTTCGGCCACATTTATGCAAGGAATTCTTGTGGGAGAAAAAGAGGGTGATGGGTCGTTAGAGAGAAAAAGCTATTGTAAATTAAGTCGGATCGCAATCAATTGGAGCGGAATTACAACTATCAGAATTGTGTAATGCAGAATGTAAATAACACCACAGATGAGAAAAAAGAACGACACACCCGAaattttttatgtggaaaacccAAGATGGGAAAAATCACGGGAAGCTAATCTAGGCTATAATCCAAGGGTTACAATTAACACTCCGACAATGTTTATCTCACAATAAGTCCTCACAACTATCACAAAACACATCATCTCTTAAAAACTCTTAAGAACTCTCGTGTTTACTTACGTTGTTGAAGACTTTTGTAATCTCTCTTGAAGTATTTTCTGGTGCTCTTTAAATTTCCATCCAATCCTTCTATTTAGAGTGGTAGACCTCCACCCAAATTAAGAATCTTGCCTGATTGGTAATCACCTCCTAGTTAGAAACTTTCCCGATTCATTGAATTCCTCTAATTTAGTCATTCTCTAGAATTATATtctggcatttttttttcatgtcctACCATAATAAGATTGCCTTCCTATTATGTAATCTTGATAAGCAATCTTCAGGATATTCCAAATTGACTCCCAAACGTGTTGGGCTGCTCCCAACAAATCTCCTCCAAGCCTGTCATGGAGGGTATTAAACATTCTTATCACTTTGATAAGCCGACCTCCTTCCTACACAATTTTAGTTTCTTCGTAGGTAGAGACTTGGTCAACATATCGGCACCATTTTTGTTTCGTGTGAATCTTCCCAAGCATCAATTGCTTCTTTTCCAACACTTCTCGTATCTAATGATACCTAATATTAATTTGCTTTGTCCCCAAATGAAATGTAGAATTTTTACTGAGATGAATAGCGCTTTGGCTATAGCAATGCACAACATACTCATCTTGCTTCTAGCCCAACTCTTGCAAACATCTCTTCATCCATAACATCTCTTTGCTAGCTTCAGTGGCAGCTATGTATTCAGCCTTTGTTGTGAACAGTGCAACACACTTTTACAATCTTGATTGCCAAAAGAcaacaaaattcattaaataatCAAACGTAGATCGCCTAGAATCTACATCTCCCACAATGTCTGCATCGATGAACCCCTCGCGTATCATATTTCCATCACCAAAACACAAACACAAACTACATACACCTTAAAGATACCTAAGTATTCTCTTGACAACCTAATGTTGTTTATTGAGATTTGACATGTATTGGCTAACAATTCCAATAGCATACTCAATATCTAGTTGTGTGCACACCATTGCATACATGAAACTTTCAACAGCAGAGGTATaaggaattttcatcatctcttccttctccctTTCACTCGGGAGACATTGCATCGTGCTTAGATGAAAATGACTAGCCAAAGGTGAGTTGGTTGCTTTGACGTTgctcatgttgaatctttgCACAACTTTCTGTACATATCTCtcttgggataatcataatttcCATAAGCTCTATCGCACGATATCCTCATCCCAAGTATTTACATTGCCGGTCCAAGGTTCTTCATGGCAAATTCCTTACTCAACTCGTCCTTGACTTTTATGATTTTCCCAACATCATGCCCCATAATTAACatatcatcaatgaataataaaagaatcaCACAATGATCTCTCGTCGTCTTCTTGTATTCATTCCTCTCCATGAATGAATCAAACTTCTTGAACCATTGCCTTGGAGCTTGTTTGAGCCCGTGGAGAGTCTTTTTCAACCTGTATACAAGATTTTCCTTACCTTTGGTCACAAAACCATGGAGCTGCTCCATACATATCTCCTTATCAAGATCACCATGTAAGAATGTCGTTTTAACATCAAGTTGCTCGACTTCTAAGTTCAAGGTTACTGTCAAATTAAAAACTACTCGAATAGATGACATATTTATAACAAGAGAGAAAATCTCCTAATAATAAACTCCCTTATGCTAACTGAAACCGTTCACCACCAATCTTGCATTGTAACCGACTCTTTGGTAACTTCACCAAATTATAGGTATGATTACCACACAAGGATTTGATCTCTTCTTGCATTATCTTCATCCATTCATTCTTGTGGGTATCAATTTCCACTTCTTGGAAATTCTCTGATTCTCCTCCACCAGTGAGAAACACATACTCGTTTGAGAGGATTTTTTGTTAGGCTGCCTCTCTTATTGATCTCCTTGGTTGCTCTTGAGGAACATCATCGATATCAATTTTTTCCTCCTTAACCTCATTATCAACAACTATATCTCCACCATCTTCATTATTAGTCTTGACCTCAACTCCTTCTGCAGCCTCATCGTTAGCTATAGTCTTAGTTTGTGCTCGTTGACCCAAATCATTCTCGGCATCTTCATGTACTCCCTCACcaatagaattttctaatgagcCTAGGGCTCCAAGTCTATTAATTCTTCTCCAAGTCTATTAATTCTTTCTCCACACTTTGAGATTCTTCGTggttcttgaggtctttgatAGTTTGATCTTCAAGGAACACCACATCTTGGCTTTTGAACACCTTCTTGCTTTCAGGATCCCAC
This Eucalyptus grandis isolate ANBG69807.140 chromosome 7, ASM1654582v1, whole genome shotgun sequence DNA region includes the following protein-coding sequences:
- the LOC104452946 gene encoding MADS-box transcription factor 23 produces the protein MGRGKIVIKRIDDSTSRQVTFSKRRKGLLKKARELAILCDAEVGVIVFSCTGKLYDFASSSMQSVLQRYRELREEGHQLLNPASEIMHCQREVTSLRQQLQQLQERYRQLMGEQLSGLSVKDLHNLEKQLEMSLEVVRAKKQKQIFSDEIEELNLKGNAMHQENIELHQKINLLLQENNALRKKIHKARDVNEGNQYSHEPLDRAIVHDVFAPSNLRLSQPQPQSKEARLEATHLGLRLH